The following proteins are co-located in the Fusobacteria bacterium ZRK30 genome:
- a CDS encoding ornithine cyclodeaminase family protein has translation MIFLNRVAIENIISLEEVMDSVEDAFLAYEDNNFEMPDRIHVNNKENTLLYMPCFTNEIFGTKSLTIFPKNSQIGKPVIDGFMTLNDPNTGEPLATIDGKTLTEVRTGAVGGVGAKYLSEMDTSTLGLIGTGVQGFQQILFISKVRPIKKVKIYGSNIEKLKDFSNRLKKKIDVEVVICSSVEEILEGTDIVVTATSSDNPVLPNKAELLKGKTFIAIGSYKPTMRELPKDIYSLVDKIYTDTYFAKEESGDLCYPLSEGLIKEEQIHTIGSFLKGKEKKIDETVFFKSVGMALLDLYVAKTIYEKAVQLNIGQKINI, from the coding sequence ATGATTTTTTTAAATAGAGTAGCAATTGAAAATATAATTTCTTTAGAAGAAGTTATGGATAGTGTAGAAGATGCATTTTTAGCTTATGAAGATAATAATTTTGAGATGCCCGATAGGATCCATGTAAATAATAAAGAAAATACACTTCTCTATATGCCTTGTTTTACAAATGAGATTTTTGGGACAAAATCTTTGACTATTTTTCCTAAAAATAGTCAAATAGGTAAGCCGGTTATAGATGGTTTTATGACTTTAAATGATCCTAATACAGGAGAACCACTAGCAACGATAGATGGTAAAACTCTAACAGAAGTTAGGACTGGAGCAGTGGGGGGAGTAGGAGCTAAATACCTTTCTGAAATGGACACCTCGACTTTAGGTCTTATAGGAACAGGAGTTCAAGGTTTTCAGCAAATATTGTTTATATCAAAAGTCAGACCTATAAAAAAAGTAAAAATCTATGGTTCGAATATTGAAAAATTAAAAGATTTTTCTAATCGTTTAAAAAAGAAGATTGATGTAGAAGTGGTTATTTGCAGTTCTGTAGAAGAAATTTTAGAGGGGACTGATATTGTGGTTACCGCTACCAGCTCAGATAACCCTGTTTTACCTAATAAAGCTGAGCTTTTAAAAGGTAAAACTTTTATTGCAATAGGATCATATAAACCTACTATGAGGGAGCTTCCAAAAGATATATATTCTCTTGTAGATAAAATCTATACAGATACTTATTTTGCAAAAGAAGAATCGGGAGACCTTTGTTATCCCTTATCAGAAGGTCTTATTAAAGAGGAACAAATCCATACTATAGGTTCTTTTCTCAAGGGTAAAGAAAAAAAAATTGATGAAACTGTTTTTTTCAAATCAGTAGGGATGGCTCTTTTAGATCTATATGTTGCAAAAACTATATATGAAAAAGCAGTTCAGTTGAATATAGGGCAAAAAATAAATATTTAA